From a region of the Salmo trutta chromosome 10, fSalTru1.1, whole genome shotgun sequence genome:
- the arhgap17a gene encoding rho GTPase-activating protein 17a isoform X1: MKKQFNRMKQLANQTVGRAEKTEVLSDDLLQIERRMEMVRVVSHNTHKRMVTCLQGHIGTDAEKRHSVPRLYTGNGQKKLPLTALSQAMVDGGSQLGEESLIGKMMEVCGEAENRLASELLQHEVQIEKDVLDPLNQLAEVDIPNILKQRKQLAKLVLDYDSARARWLQATKSIISGTNTQALTAKADLLKEEVDEAMNKMELCKDQLAADMYSFFSKEGDYARYYVMLLEAQADYHRKSLTVLESVLPTIQAQQDSWTEKPAFGTGLEEHLKRSSREIALPLEACVMMLLETGMKEEGLFRIAAGASKLKKLKAALDCSTSQLEEFYSDPHAVAGALKSYLRELPEPLMSFQLYDEWIQASNVSEPDKRLQALWVVCDQLPKNNKANLRYLVKFLSKLAQDSEVNKMTPSNIAIVLGPNMLWAKTEGTLAEMAAATSVHVVTIIEPIIQHADWFFPEDVEFNVSGMFAMPTPPSNHSMEYDCSTIERKRPGSMVGPENDNPRKDSFANKLSDHNTIPRRGSNTLGRKQHASPAFQPPLPPVEAPGPGQVTGCVAELQAPPGGMALEGCQPSLALGMAALVAAQQLLATTTEELSNPKREPTSTPTLHQRNGSGGGHPGTASSAGGVGGPGAGSMGPSPHMMRRGTKKPAPAPPKPLNPPSGQPSNPTNHHPFSGQGQSLTPSPRPLSSSSHSPTSPISQPSTTPRRQSSNQPPIQAPNHPPPQPPTPSQVSPPPQPRALSQPAGDYPGVDQSPPDTPTPPDTPPPSITLQDIPGAHPGSPSPFQSGSLPRPRPVPKPRNRPNIPPPPQPPTQGNDTNGICSTAYKIMGSGAFMKGLSDPALSLKGLTRAFVPEFAVDQQPVTAQPKDSDLDTESTVL, translated from the exons ATTGAGCGGCGCATGGAGATGGTGCGCGTGGTGTCCCACAATACACACAAAAGGATGGTCACGTGTCTGCAGGGCCACATTGGCACCGACGCAGAGAAGAGACAT TCCGTACCACGCCTTTACACAGGAAATGGTCAg AAAAAGCTTCCTCTGACGGCGCTGTCTCAAGCCATGGTGGACGGCGGCAGTCAGCTGGGAGAGGAGTCTCTGATTGG GAAGATGATGGAGGTGTGTGGGGAGGCAGAGAACAGGCTGGCGTCAGAGCTGCTGCAGCACGAGGTCCAGATAGAGAAGGATGTCCTAGACCCACTCAACCAGCTAGCAGAG GTGGACATTCCCAACATCCTGAAACAGAGGAAGCAGCTAGCCAAGCTAGTGCTGGACTACGATTCTGCCAGAGCGAG GTGGTTGCAGGCAACCAAGTCAATAATCTCAGGAACAAACACGCAAGCACTGACGGCCAAGGCAGACCTGCTCAAAGAAGAGGTGGACGAAGCTATGAACAAAATGGAACTCTGCAAG GACCAACTGGCTGCAGACATGTACAGTTTCTTCTCAAAGGAAGGGGACTATGCCCGCTACTATGTAATG CTCTTAGAGGCCCAAGCTGATTATCATAGAAAATCTCTGACTGTGCTGGAGAGTGTCCTGCCAACCATCCAAGCACAGCAAG ACTCGTGGACGGAGAAGCCAGCGTTTGGGACGGGGTTGGAGGAGCATCTGAAGAGGAGCAGCAGAGAGATCGCTCTGCCCTTAGAGGCCTGCGTCATGATGCTGCTGGAGACTGGCATGAAGGAGGAG GGCCTGTTTAGGATCGCAGCAGGGGCCTCTAAACTGAAGAAGCTCAAGGCTGCTCTGGACTGTTCCACCTCACAGCTGGAGGAGTTCTACTCAGACCCCCACGCTGTCGCTG GAGCCCTGAAGTCTTACCTGAGAGAACTGCCGGAACCTCTGATGAGCTTCCAGCTTTACGACGAGTGGATTCAGGCGTCTAA CGTTTCAGAGCCAGACAAGCGTCTGCAGGCCCTATGGGTTGTATGTGATCAACTACCGAAGAACAACAAAGCCAACCTAAG GTATCTGGTGAAGTTCCTATCCAAGCTGGCTCAGGACAGTGAGGTCAACAAGATGACTCCTAGCAACATCGCCATTGTACTGGGACCAAACATGCTGTGGGCCAAAACAGAGGG GACTCTAGCTGAGATGGCTGCTGCTACCTCTGTTCACGTGGTGACCATCATAGAACCCATCATACAGCACGCTGACTGGTTCTTCCCTGAGG ATGTGGAGTTTAATGTATCGGGGATGTTCGCCATGCCCACCCCTCCTTCCAACCACTCGATGGAGTACGACTGTTCCACCATCGAGAGGAAGAGGCCTGGTAGTATGGTGGGGCCAGAGAACGATAACCCTCGCAAGGACAG ttTTGCTAACAAACTGTCGGACCATAACACCATCCCCCGTAGAGGCAGCAACACCTTAGGTAGAAAGCAGCATGCTTCACCCGCCTTCCAGCCCCCCTTACCCCCGGTGGAGGCCCCAGGGCCTGGGCAGGTTACAGGGTGCGTGGCTGAGCTCCAGGCCCCACCAGGGGGCATGGCGTTGGAGGGCTGCCAGCCTAGCCTGGCACTGGGTATGGCTGCCCTGGTGGCAGCGCAGCAGCTTCTCGCTACTACCACTGAGGAACTCAG cAACCCAAAGCGTGAACCCACTTCCACCCCGACCCTCCACCAGAGGAACGGTTCAGGTGGGGGCCACCCTGGCACGGCCAGCTCAGccggaggagtgggaggccctggggCTGGATCCATGGGGCCCAGTCCACACATGATGCGCAGAG GTACAAAGAAGCCGGCCCCTGCCCCTCCCAAGCCTCTCAACCCCCCTTCAGGCCAGCCCAGTAACCCTACCAACCACCACCCCTTCTCAGGCCAGGGCCagtccctcaccccctctcccagACCCCTCTCCTCCTCAAGCCACTCCCCTACCTCCCCCATCTCCCAGCCCTCTACCACCCCCCGCCGCCAATCTAGCAACCAGCCCCCCATCCAGGCCCCCAACCACCCGCCcccacagccccccacaccttcACAGGTCAGTCCCCCGCCCCAACCTAGGGCCCTCAGCCAGCCCGCAGGAGACTACCCGGGGGTGGACCAGTCTCCTCCAGACACCCCCACCCCGCCTgacacccctccaccctccatcacCCTCCAGGACATACCCGGTGCCCATCCtggctccccctctcccttccagtCAGGCTCCCTCCCCCGGCCGCGCCCCGTCCCCAAACCCAGAAACAGGCCCAACATCCCTCCGCCCCCTCAGCCCCCAACACAGGGAAACGATACCAACGGGATCTGCAGCACAGCCTACAAAATCATGG GTTCAGGAGCCTTTATGAAAGGTTTATCAG aCCCAGCCCTGTCTCTCAAAGGGTTGACCCGAGCCTTCGTCCCTGAGTTTGCTGTGGACCAGCAGCCAGTGACTGCCCAGCCCAAAGACTCAGACCTGGACACAGAGAGTACCGTTCTATAA
- the arhgap17a gene encoding rho GTPase-activating protein 17a isoform X3, whose translation MKKQFNRMKQLANQTVGRAEKTEVLSDDLLQIERRMEMVRVVSHNTHKRMVTCLQGHIGTDAEKRHKKLPLTALSQAMVDGGSQLGEESLIGKMMEVCGEAENRLASELLQHEVQIEKDVLDPLNQLAEVDIPNILKQRKQLAKLVLDYDSARARWLQATKSIISGTNTQALTAKADLLKEEVDEAMNKMELCKDQLAADMYSFFSKEGDYARYYVMLLEAQADYHRKSLTVLESVLPTIQAQQDSWTEKPAFGTGLEEHLKRSSREIALPLEACVMMLLETGMKEEGLFRIAAGASKLKKLKAALDCSTSQLEEFYSDPHAVAGALKSYLRELPEPLMSFQLYDEWIQASNVSEPDKRLQALWVVCDQLPKNNKANLRYLVKFLSKLAQDSEVNKMTPSNIAIVLGPNMLWAKTEGTLAEMAAATSVHVVTIIEPIIQHADWFFPEDVEFNVSGMFAMPTPPSNHSMEYDCSTIERKRPGSMVGPENDNPRKDSFANKLSDHNTIPRRGSNTLGRKQHASPAFQPPLPPVEAPGPGQVTGCVAELQAPPGGMALEGCQPSLALGMAALVAAQQLLATTTEELSNPKREPTSTPTLHQRNGSGGGHPGTASSAGGVGGPGAGSMGPSPHMMRRGTKKPAPAPPKPLNPPSGQPSNPTNHHPFSGQGQSLTPSPRPLSSSSHSPTSPISQPSTTPRRQSSNQPPIQAPNHPPPQPPTPSQVSPPPQPRALSQPAGDYPGVDQSPPDTPTPPDTPPPSITLQDIPGAHPGSPSPFQSGSLPRPRPVPKPRNRPNIPPPPQPPTQGNDTNGICSTAYKIMGSGAFMKGLSDPALSLKGLTRAFVPEFAVDQQPVTAQPKDSDLDTESTVL comes from the exons ATTGAGCGGCGCATGGAGATGGTGCGCGTGGTGTCCCACAATACACACAAAAGGATGGTCACGTGTCTGCAGGGCCACATTGGCACCGACGCAGAGAAGAGACAT AAAAAGCTTCCTCTGACGGCGCTGTCTCAAGCCATGGTGGACGGCGGCAGTCAGCTGGGAGAGGAGTCTCTGATTGG GAAGATGATGGAGGTGTGTGGGGAGGCAGAGAACAGGCTGGCGTCAGAGCTGCTGCAGCACGAGGTCCAGATAGAGAAGGATGTCCTAGACCCACTCAACCAGCTAGCAGAG GTGGACATTCCCAACATCCTGAAACAGAGGAAGCAGCTAGCCAAGCTAGTGCTGGACTACGATTCTGCCAGAGCGAG GTGGTTGCAGGCAACCAAGTCAATAATCTCAGGAACAAACACGCAAGCACTGACGGCCAAGGCAGACCTGCTCAAAGAAGAGGTGGACGAAGCTATGAACAAAATGGAACTCTGCAAG GACCAACTGGCTGCAGACATGTACAGTTTCTTCTCAAAGGAAGGGGACTATGCCCGCTACTATGTAATG CTCTTAGAGGCCCAAGCTGATTATCATAGAAAATCTCTGACTGTGCTGGAGAGTGTCCTGCCAACCATCCAAGCACAGCAAG ACTCGTGGACGGAGAAGCCAGCGTTTGGGACGGGGTTGGAGGAGCATCTGAAGAGGAGCAGCAGAGAGATCGCTCTGCCCTTAGAGGCCTGCGTCATGATGCTGCTGGAGACTGGCATGAAGGAGGAG GGCCTGTTTAGGATCGCAGCAGGGGCCTCTAAACTGAAGAAGCTCAAGGCTGCTCTGGACTGTTCCACCTCACAGCTGGAGGAGTTCTACTCAGACCCCCACGCTGTCGCTG GAGCCCTGAAGTCTTACCTGAGAGAACTGCCGGAACCTCTGATGAGCTTCCAGCTTTACGACGAGTGGATTCAGGCGTCTAA CGTTTCAGAGCCAGACAAGCGTCTGCAGGCCCTATGGGTTGTATGTGATCAACTACCGAAGAACAACAAAGCCAACCTAAG GTATCTGGTGAAGTTCCTATCCAAGCTGGCTCAGGACAGTGAGGTCAACAAGATGACTCCTAGCAACATCGCCATTGTACTGGGACCAAACATGCTGTGGGCCAAAACAGAGGG GACTCTAGCTGAGATGGCTGCTGCTACCTCTGTTCACGTGGTGACCATCATAGAACCCATCATACAGCACGCTGACTGGTTCTTCCCTGAGG ATGTGGAGTTTAATGTATCGGGGATGTTCGCCATGCCCACCCCTCCTTCCAACCACTCGATGGAGTACGACTGTTCCACCATCGAGAGGAAGAGGCCTGGTAGTATGGTGGGGCCAGAGAACGATAACCCTCGCAAGGACAG ttTTGCTAACAAACTGTCGGACCATAACACCATCCCCCGTAGAGGCAGCAACACCTTAGGTAGAAAGCAGCATGCTTCACCCGCCTTCCAGCCCCCCTTACCCCCGGTGGAGGCCCCAGGGCCTGGGCAGGTTACAGGGTGCGTGGCTGAGCTCCAGGCCCCACCAGGGGGCATGGCGTTGGAGGGCTGCCAGCCTAGCCTGGCACTGGGTATGGCTGCCCTGGTGGCAGCGCAGCAGCTTCTCGCTACTACCACTGAGGAACTCAG cAACCCAAAGCGTGAACCCACTTCCACCCCGACCCTCCACCAGAGGAACGGTTCAGGTGGGGGCCACCCTGGCACGGCCAGCTCAGccggaggagtgggaggccctggggCTGGATCCATGGGGCCCAGTCCACACATGATGCGCAGAG GTACAAAGAAGCCGGCCCCTGCCCCTCCCAAGCCTCTCAACCCCCCTTCAGGCCAGCCCAGTAACCCTACCAACCACCACCCCTTCTCAGGCCAGGGCCagtccctcaccccctctcccagACCCCTCTCCTCCTCAAGCCACTCCCCTACCTCCCCCATCTCCCAGCCCTCTACCACCCCCCGCCGCCAATCTAGCAACCAGCCCCCCATCCAGGCCCCCAACCACCCGCCcccacagccccccacaccttcACAGGTCAGTCCCCCGCCCCAACCTAGGGCCCTCAGCCAGCCCGCAGGAGACTACCCGGGGGTGGACCAGTCTCCTCCAGACACCCCCACCCCGCCTgacacccctccaccctccatcacCCTCCAGGACATACCCGGTGCCCATCCtggctccccctctcccttccagtCAGGCTCCCTCCCCCGGCCGCGCCCCGTCCCCAAACCCAGAAACAGGCCCAACATCCCTCCGCCCCCTCAGCCCCCAACACAGGGAAACGATACCAACGGGATCTGCAGCACAGCCTACAAAATCATGG GTTCAGGAGCCTTTATGAAAGGTTTATCAG aCCCAGCCCTGTCTCTCAAAGGGTTGACCCGAGCCTTCGTCCCTGAGTTTGCTGTGGACCAGCAGCCAGTGACTGCCCAGCCCAAAGACTCAGACCTGGACACAGAGAGTACCGTTCTATAA
- the arhgap17a gene encoding rho GTPase-activating protein 17a isoform X4 → MKKQFNRMKQLANQTVGRAEKTEVLSDDLLQIERRMEMVRVVSHNTHKRMVTCLQGHIGTDAEKRHSVPRLYTGNGQKKLPLTALSQAMVDGGSQLGEESLIGKMMEVCGEAENRLASELLQHEVQIEKDVLDPLNQLAEVDIPNILKQRKQLAKLVLDYDSARARWLQATKSIISGTNTQALTAKADLLKEEVDEAMNKMELCKDQLAADMYSFFSKEGDYARYYVMLLEAQADYHRKSLTVLESVLPTIQAQQDSWTEKPAFGTGLEEHLKRSSREIALPLEACVMMLLETGMKEEGLFRIAAGASKLKKLKAALDCSTSQLEEFYSDPHAVAGALKSYLRELPEPLMSFQLYDEWIQASNVSEPDKRLQALWVVCDQLPKNNKANLRYLVKFLSKLAQDSEVNKMTPSNIAIVLGPNMLWAKTEGTLAEMAAATSVHVVTIIEPIIQHADWFFPEDVEFNVSGMFAMPTPPSNHSMEYDCSTIERKRPGSMVGPENDNPRKDSFANKLSDHNTIPRRGSNTLGRKQHASPAFQPPLPPVEAPGPGQVTGCVAELQAPPGGMALEGCQPSLALGMAALVAAQQLLATTTEELSNPKREPTSTPTLHQRNGSGGGHPGTASSAGGVGGPGAGSMGPSPHMMRRGTKKPAPAPPKPLNPPSGQPSNPTNHHPFSGQGQSLTPSPRPLSSSSHSPTSPISQPSTTPRRQSSNQPPIQAPNHPPPQPPTPSQVSPPPQPRALSQPAGDYPGVDQSPPDTPTPPDTPPPSITLQDIPGAHPGSPSPFQSGSLPRPRPVPKPRNRPNIPPPPQPPTQGNDTNGICSTAYKIMVLCPQVQEPL, encoded by the exons ATTGAGCGGCGCATGGAGATGGTGCGCGTGGTGTCCCACAATACACACAAAAGGATGGTCACGTGTCTGCAGGGCCACATTGGCACCGACGCAGAGAAGAGACAT TCCGTACCACGCCTTTACACAGGAAATGGTCAg AAAAAGCTTCCTCTGACGGCGCTGTCTCAAGCCATGGTGGACGGCGGCAGTCAGCTGGGAGAGGAGTCTCTGATTGG GAAGATGATGGAGGTGTGTGGGGAGGCAGAGAACAGGCTGGCGTCAGAGCTGCTGCAGCACGAGGTCCAGATAGAGAAGGATGTCCTAGACCCACTCAACCAGCTAGCAGAG GTGGACATTCCCAACATCCTGAAACAGAGGAAGCAGCTAGCCAAGCTAGTGCTGGACTACGATTCTGCCAGAGCGAG GTGGTTGCAGGCAACCAAGTCAATAATCTCAGGAACAAACACGCAAGCACTGACGGCCAAGGCAGACCTGCTCAAAGAAGAGGTGGACGAAGCTATGAACAAAATGGAACTCTGCAAG GACCAACTGGCTGCAGACATGTACAGTTTCTTCTCAAAGGAAGGGGACTATGCCCGCTACTATGTAATG CTCTTAGAGGCCCAAGCTGATTATCATAGAAAATCTCTGACTGTGCTGGAGAGTGTCCTGCCAACCATCCAAGCACAGCAAG ACTCGTGGACGGAGAAGCCAGCGTTTGGGACGGGGTTGGAGGAGCATCTGAAGAGGAGCAGCAGAGAGATCGCTCTGCCCTTAGAGGCCTGCGTCATGATGCTGCTGGAGACTGGCATGAAGGAGGAG GGCCTGTTTAGGATCGCAGCAGGGGCCTCTAAACTGAAGAAGCTCAAGGCTGCTCTGGACTGTTCCACCTCACAGCTGGAGGAGTTCTACTCAGACCCCCACGCTGTCGCTG GAGCCCTGAAGTCTTACCTGAGAGAACTGCCGGAACCTCTGATGAGCTTCCAGCTTTACGACGAGTGGATTCAGGCGTCTAA CGTTTCAGAGCCAGACAAGCGTCTGCAGGCCCTATGGGTTGTATGTGATCAACTACCGAAGAACAACAAAGCCAACCTAAG GTATCTGGTGAAGTTCCTATCCAAGCTGGCTCAGGACAGTGAGGTCAACAAGATGACTCCTAGCAACATCGCCATTGTACTGGGACCAAACATGCTGTGGGCCAAAACAGAGGG GACTCTAGCTGAGATGGCTGCTGCTACCTCTGTTCACGTGGTGACCATCATAGAACCCATCATACAGCACGCTGACTGGTTCTTCCCTGAGG ATGTGGAGTTTAATGTATCGGGGATGTTCGCCATGCCCACCCCTCCTTCCAACCACTCGATGGAGTACGACTGTTCCACCATCGAGAGGAAGAGGCCTGGTAGTATGGTGGGGCCAGAGAACGATAACCCTCGCAAGGACAG ttTTGCTAACAAACTGTCGGACCATAACACCATCCCCCGTAGAGGCAGCAACACCTTAGGTAGAAAGCAGCATGCTTCACCCGCCTTCCAGCCCCCCTTACCCCCGGTGGAGGCCCCAGGGCCTGGGCAGGTTACAGGGTGCGTGGCTGAGCTCCAGGCCCCACCAGGGGGCATGGCGTTGGAGGGCTGCCAGCCTAGCCTGGCACTGGGTATGGCTGCCCTGGTGGCAGCGCAGCAGCTTCTCGCTACTACCACTGAGGAACTCAG cAACCCAAAGCGTGAACCCACTTCCACCCCGACCCTCCACCAGAGGAACGGTTCAGGTGGGGGCCACCCTGGCACGGCCAGCTCAGccggaggagtgggaggccctggggCTGGATCCATGGGGCCCAGTCCACACATGATGCGCAGAG GTACAAAGAAGCCGGCCCCTGCCCCTCCCAAGCCTCTCAACCCCCCTTCAGGCCAGCCCAGTAACCCTACCAACCACCACCCCTTCTCAGGCCAGGGCCagtccctcaccccctctcccagACCCCTCTCCTCCTCAAGCCACTCCCCTACCTCCCCCATCTCCCAGCCCTCTACCACCCCCCGCCGCCAATCTAGCAACCAGCCCCCCATCCAGGCCCCCAACCACCCGCCcccacagccccccacaccttcACAGGTCAGTCCCCCGCCCCAACCTAGGGCCCTCAGCCAGCCCGCAGGAGACTACCCGGGGGTGGACCAGTCTCCTCCAGACACCCCCACCCCGCCTgacacccctccaccctccatcacCCTCCAGGACATACCCGGTGCCCATCCtggctccccctctcccttccagtCAGGCTCCCTCCCCCGGCCGCGCCCCGTCCCCAAACCCAGAAACAGGCCCAACATCCCTCCGCCCCCTCAGCCCCCAACACAGGGAAACGATACCAACGGGATCTGCAGCACAGCCTACAAAATCATGG TCCTGTGTCCACAGGTTCAGGAGCCTTTATGA
- the arhgap17a gene encoding rho GTPase-activating protein 17a isoform X2 produces MKKQFNRMKQLANQTVGRAEKTEVLSDDLLQIERRMEMVRVVSHNTHKRMVTCLQGHIGTDAEKRHSVPRLYTGNGQKKLPLTALSQAMVDGGSQLGEESLIGKMMEVCGEAENRLASELLQHEVQIEKDVLDPLNQLAEVDIPNILKQRKQLAKLVLDYDSARARWLQATKSIISGTNTQALTAKADLLKEEVDEAMNKMELCKDQLAADMYSFFSKEGDYARYYVMLLEAQADYHRKSLTVLESVLPTIQAQQDSWTEKPAFGTGLEEHLKRSSREIALPLEACVMMLLETGMKEEGLFRIAAGASKLKKLKAALDCSTSQLEEFYSDPHAVAGALKSYLRELPEPLMSFQLYDEWIQASNVSEPDKRLQALWVVCDQLPKNNKANLRYLVKFLSKLAQDSEVNKMTPSNIAIVLGPNMLWAKTEGTLAEMAAATSVHVVTIIEPIIQHADWFFPEDVEFNVSGMFAMPTPPSNHSMEYDCSTIERKRPGSMVGPENDNPRKDSFANKLSDHNTIPRRGSNTLGRKQHASPAFQPPLPPVEAPGPGQVTGCVAELQAPPGGMALEGCQPSLALGMAALVAAQQLLATTTEELSNPKREPTSTPTLHQRNGSGGGHPGTASSAGGVGGPGAGSMGPSPHMMRRGTKKPAPAPPKPLNPPSGQPSNPTNHHPFSGQGQSLTPSPRPLSSSSHSPTSPISQPSTTPRRQSSNQPPIQAPNHPPPQPPTPSQVSPPPQPRALSQPAGDYPGVDQSPPDTPTPPDTPPPSITLQDIPGAHPGSPSPFQSGSLPRPRPVPKPRNRPNIPPPPQPPTQGNDTNGICSTAYKIMDPALSLKGLTRAFVPEFAVDQQPVTAQPKDSDLDTESTVL; encoded by the exons ATTGAGCGGCGCATGGAGATGGTGCGCGTGGTGTCCCACAATACACACAAAAGGATGGTCACGTGTCTGCAGGGCCACATTGGCACCGACGCAGAGAAGAGACAT TCCGTACCACGCCTTTACACAGGAAATGGTCAg AAAAAGCTTCCTCTGACGGCGCTGTCTCAAGCCATGGTGGACGGCGGCAGTCAGCTGGGAGAGGAGTCTCTGATTGG GAAGATGATGGAGGTGTGTGGGGAGGCAGAGAACAGGCTGGCGTCAGAGCTGCTGCAGCACGAGGTCCAGATAGAGAAGGATGTCCTAGACCCACTCAACCAGCTAGCAGAG GTGGACATTCCCAACATCCTGAAACAGAGGAAGCAGCTAGCCAAGCTAGTGCTGGACTACGATTCTGCCAGAGCGAG GTGGTTGCAGGCAACCAAGTCAATAATCTCAGGAACAAACACGCAAGCACTGACGGCCAAGGCAGACCTGCTCAAAGAAGAGGTGGACGAAGCTATGAACAAAATGGAACTCTGCAAG GACCAACTGGCTGCAGACATGTACAGTTTCTTCTCAAAGGAAGGGGACTATGCCCGCTACTATGTAATG CTCTTAGAGGCCCAAGCTGATTATCATAGAAAATCTCTGACTGTGCTGGAGAGTGTCCTGCCAACCATCCAAGCACAGCAAG ACTCGTGGACGGAGAAGCCAGCGTTTGGGACGGGGTTGGAGGAGCATCTGAAGAGGAGCAGCAGAGAGATCGCTCTGCCCTTAGAGGCCTGCGTCATGATGCTGCTGGAGACTGGCATGAAGGAGGAG GGCCTGTTTAGGATCGCAGCAGGGGCCTCTAAACTGAAGAAGCTCAAGGCTGCTCTGGACTGTTCCACCTCACAGCTGGAGGAGTTCTACTCAGACCCCCACGCTGTCGCTG GAGCCCTGAAGTCTTACCTGAGAGAACTGCCGGAACCTCTGATGAGCTTCCAGCTTTACGACGAGTGGATTCAGGCGTCTAA CGTTTCAGAGCCAGACAAGCGTCTGCAGGCCCTATGGGTTGTATGTGATCAACTACCGAAGAACAACAAAGCCAACCTAAG GTATCTGGTGAAGTTCCTATCCAAGCTGGCTCAGGACAGTGAGGTCAACAAGATGACTCCTAGCAACATCGCCATTGTACTGGGACCAAACATGCTGTGGGCCAAAACAGAGGG GACTCTAGCTGAGATGGCTGCTGCTACCTCTGTTCACGTGGTGACCATCATAGAACCCATCATACAGCACGCTGACTGGTTCTTCCCTGAGG ATGTGGAGTTTAATGTATCGGGGATGTTCGCCATGCCCACCCCTCCTTCCAACCACTCGATGGAGTACGACTGTTCCACCATCGAGAGGAAGAGGCCTGGTAGTATGGTGGGGCCAGAGAACGATAACCCTCGCAAGGACAG ttTTGCTAACAAACTGTCGGACCATAACACCATCCCCCGTAGAGGCAGCAACACCTTAGGTAGAAAGCAGCATGCTTCACCCGCCTTCCAGCCCCCCTTACCCCCGGTGGAGGCCCCAGGGCCTGGGCAGGTTACAGGGTGCGTGGCTGAGCTCCAGGCCCCACCAGGGGGCATGGCGTTGGAGGGCTGCCAGCCTAGCCTGGCACTGGGTATGGCTGCCCTGGTGGCAGCGCAGCAGCTTCTCGCTACTACCACTGAGGAACTCAG cAACCCAAAGCGTGAACCCACTTCCACCCCGACCCTCCACCAGAGGAACGGTTCAGGTGGGGGCCACCCTGGCACGGCCAGCTCAGccggaggagtgggaggccctggggCTGGATCCATGGGGCCCAGTCCACACATGATGCGCAGAG GTACAAAGAAGCCGGCCCCTGCCCCTCCCAAGCCTCTCAACCCCCCTTCAGGCCAGCCCAGTAACCCTACCAACCACCACCCCTTCTCAGGCCAGGGCCagtccctcaccccctctcccagACCCCTCTCCTCCTCAAGCCACTCCCCTACCTCCCCCATCTCCCAGCCCTCTACCACCCCCCGCCGCCAATCTAGCAACCAGCCCCCCATCCAGGCCCCCAACCACCCGCCcccacagccccccacaccttcACAGGTCAGTCCCCCGCCCCAACCTAGGGCCCTCAGCCAGCCCGCAGGAGACTACCCGGGGGTGGACCAGTCTCCTCCAGACACCCCCACCCCGCCTgacacccctccaccctccatcacCCTCCAGGACATACCCGGTGCCCATCCtggctccccctctcccttccagtCAGGCTCCCTCCCCCGGCCGCGCCCCGTCCCCAAACCCAGAAACAGGCCCAACATCCCTCCGCCCCCTCAGCCCCCAACACAGGGAAACGATACCAACGGGATCTGCAGCACAGCCTACAAAATCATGG aCCCAGCCCTGTCTCTCAAAGGGTTGACCCGAGCCTTCGTCCCTGAGTTTGCTGTGGACCAGCAGCCAGTGACTGCCCAGCCCAAAGACTCAGACCTGGACACAGAGAGTACCGTTCTATAA